The sequence below is a genomic window from Ornithobacterium rhinotracheale.
TACAAATGAACGATATTTATAGCGATTGATCTCCGATGTTACAATTCCTGTAGGAACTGCAATGATACTATACCCGCAGAGCATCAAAACGACTGATAGGAATTGCCCCATTGGGGTAACTGGCGAAATGTCTCCATATCCTACCGTGGTAATTGTTACTACTGCCCAATAAATGCAAGTAGGGATATCGACAAAGCCATTTTCTCCGCCTTCGATTACATACATCAATGCGCCTACAATTACTACTAGAATGACAATAAAAATCATGAAAATATAGATTTTTCTTGAATTTTTCTTGAGTGCATCCATGATGAAGGCTCCATCATACATGTAATCCATTAGATTGAAAATCCTAAAGACTCGCAAGATTCTGAGTAATCGGATAATCATAAAGAATTTGGTCATTGGGAAAATTAAGCTCAAAAAAAATGGCACAATCGATACAAAATCTATGATTCCCATAAAGCTGAAAATATAGCTCAACTTGTTGCGTACCACCCAAATACGCATAATATATTCTATACTGAAGAGAATAGAAATTATCCACTCTATGGTGAAGAATAATTCGTGGTATTTACTGTTTAGGCTATTGATGCTTTCTAAAACTACGGTGATCGTACTGATGATGATTAAAATCAAAAGCGTGATGTCGAATAACTTACCGAGTGGCGTGTCTGAATAATATATGATTCTAAAGACATCCCACTTCCAACCTCTTTCTGGGATTAAATTATGTTCTCTTAATTGTTTTCTCCTTCTTTGTATCATCAATTAAATGAATAAGATAAAAATACTAAGTATGCAAAGTACAATAATTTATTTAAAATCCGTTTTTTTGTTTACGAAAAATGCAGAGAATCTAGTCCTCTGCATCTTACATGTAATTAAAAAAAGTATCAAAATGATTTTTTTAGTCGTTGTCGTCGCCGTAATATTTTTCGCCGATTTTAATTCGCTCACGACCATTCTGAAGACGCCAGTGGTTGCTATCTCTAAGCGAGTATGCGCAGCCACAATATTCTTGCATGTAGAATCTTTCTCGCTTGCTGATTTCGAGCATTCGGGCAGATCCTCCTTTTTTGCGCCAGTTGTGTGTCCAGTAAGTTATGCCTTCATATTTTTCGGCAGCACGCTCTCCACAATCATTGATTTGGGCAAAATTCTTCCATCTTGAAATCCCGAGCGAGCTTGTAATGGTATCGAAACCATTCTCATACGCATACAAAGCGGTACGCTCAAATCGCATGTCAAAGCACATGGTGCAACGAATGCCTCGCTCTGGTTCAAACTCCATTCCGCGTGCACGCTCATACCAATTGTCTACATCATAATCTGCATCAATAATTGGAATGTTATGCTTTTCGGCATAGCGAATGTTTTCATCTTTTCTTAAATCGTATTCCTTCTTTGGGTGAATATTGGGGTTATAAAAAAAGATGGTAAAATCGATGCCAGAAGCCATGATTGCCTCCATCACTTCGCCTGAGCAAGGGGCACAACATGAGTGCAAAAGCAATTTTTTTCCGCCATTTGGCAATACCAATTTATCTCGTTTCACGGTAGTGTTCATACAATTTATTTAAAGCTTGGGCACCAAATATACTACATTTGGATAGATTGACAAATTTTGGCCATTTCGCTTTAATTATAATTAAACCCGTAGTGCATTATAAAAAAAGGTTGCCCATGAGCCTAAAGAAAAGTAAATTGCATTGGTTACCAATCAAATACAATTATGAGCAACCTAGAGGCAAGTTACAATTTTATTTTGAATAAACTAATAGAAATTTCAGGAACTGAAAATTTCTATTTTAAACCAGTGAAACCAAAATTATCTGATATAGAGCTGATAAGCTTAATTATTTTAGCAGAATTTAAATCTATCGATTCTGAGTACCAGCTTTTTAGAGAGATAAAAGGTTGGGCTATTGAATCTAAAATTGAAAGGAGTGTTTACAACAGAAGAAAACGAAAACTCTTCCCTTTTCTTGAAGAAATTAGGTGCAAAATGGTGAAAAAGTTCAATGATTTTGAAAACTATTTCTTGGTGGACAGCATGCCTTTAGAAGTGTGTAAATTATCCCGCTCTTCCAGAAGCAAAATCTGTAAAGAAAATAGCTTTTCAATGCCAAATAAAGGTTTTTGTGCTTCTCAAAATCTACACTTTTATGGTTACAAGCTACATGCGATCTGTTCTATTGCTGGTGTGTTCCAAAGTTTTGACTTATCTCCCGCCTCCGTTCACGACATTCATTATTTGAAAGACATAAAACTTCAAATTTCTGATTGCGTGTTACTTGGAGACAGGGGCTATCTTTCTCAAACGGTTCAGCTTGACTTGTTCAATGAGGTGAAAATCCAGTTAGAAACCCCTAAAAGAAAAAATCAAAAAGATTACAAACCTCAGTTCTATCCATTCAGAAAGTATAGAAAACGTATAGAAACTTTATTCTCGCAGTTGTGTGACCAATTTATGATACGGCGTAATTATGCCAAATCTTTTGAAGGATTCAAAACAAGAATATTGGCAAAAATTACCTCCTTGACTACTATTCAATATCTCAACCCGTAGTGCATTATCCAAATGAGATTAATTTATTGTGATATTGAATGATAATCAGGAAGATCATTTTCGCCAATATTCCCAAAGAAAGGAAAAATTTTCGTTTTCTTCGCTGCAAACGAGCCTTTCAATTTTAGATAAAAATAAAATTGCAACTTGTCCCTAGGCGGCTTGTAATTTTATTTAATTGAAAACCAGTAAAATTCACTATTCTTCCGTCACATGAGCAACCTTTTTTATAATGCACTACGGGTTAATTAAATCATAATTTAAAAATATGCTTAAAATTGAATTTTAAACTGCAAAAAATCTTTAAACAAAAAAATCGCAGATAGCAATATACCTGCGATTTAATTTTTCAATTTATTTTAAACTTAAAACAATTCAGTTAAGTGCTTGATATTACTACTAATGGATTGTTCTATATCTCCAAATTTGCCTTCGGCAAGTTTTTTAAACATCGAAGTGGTAAATCCTTTCATCTGCTGCAATGTGATGTGTGGTGGCATTGCCAGCGAGTTTGGATTGGTGTAAATGTTTACCAATGCAGGACCATCATGCTCAAATGCTTCTTTAATGGCTGATTCCACCTCGCTTGTCTTGTGAACAGCAATTCCTTTCATGCCCATTAATTCCCCGATTTTATCGAATTCTGGATTCACCATATCGGTTTGCCAGTCTACATAACCTGCTACTTGCATTTCGAGTTTCACCATTCCCAAACTTCTGTTATTGAAAACGATAATTTTTATCGGCAATTTGTATTGCATTATGGTTGCCAAGTCGCCTAAAAGCATAGATATTCCTCCATCGCCACACATGGCAACCACTTGGCGATGTGGTGCTGCTCCTGCCGCCCCAATTGCCATAGGCATTGCATTTGCCATAGAACCATGATTGAAGGAACCTGTTAAATATCTTCCCCTTCTACCTTTGATAAATCTAGCCGCCCAAACAGATGTCATTCCCGTATCTACGGTGAAAATCGCATCATCTTCGGCTAATTCATTGATGACATGTGCCACATATTCTGGTTGAATTTCGTCGGTTTTGGTAGAATCTTCTTTTACAAATCTTTCCAAAGCATCTTCGGACTCTTTGTATTCTTTTTGCATTTTTTTCAAAAACTCATCGCTGTCATTGCCTTTTAATTTTGGCAACAAGGCATTGATGGTATCTTTGATATCTCCTGCCAATCCGATGTCTACCTTGGCACGACGACCAATTCTGCTTGGTTTTTCATCAATTTGAACGATTTTGATTTTCTGTGGCAAAAATTCTGCATAAGGAAAATCGGTTCCGAGCATAACTAAAACATCGGCATCGTTACAAGTTAAATACCCAGAACGGTGCCCTAGCAATCCATTCAACCCCGTAGCATAAGGATTGTCCACTCGATCAAAGAAAATTTTACCTCTAAACGAGTAAGCCATTGGTGCTTTTAGCTTTTCGGCTAGTGCCATGACTTCTGGCACTGCATAGCGACAACCATGCCAACAATAAAGAGAGATTTTCTTGTTTTGGTTTAAAAGTTCTGCCAAAGTGTCCAATTGCGCATCGCTAGGGAGATAAACGCTTTCTGTTTTATAATTTTTCTGAGAAGTAATGATGTCATTTGCCTCTGCAGCAGCCACATCCCCTGGCAACCCAACTACGGCAACGCCCTTTTGCTCGATGGCTGCCTGAATAGCGTGTTGCATCATATGCGGGAATTGCGTAGGCGTATTAGCCACATATACATATTTGCTACAATCTTGGAACAAATAAAATGGATTGGTTTCTTGGAAATATTCCTACCCAAATTTATTGGACGGGCAAGTACTTGCAATGGCAATTACAGGGTTTCCTGCACGATTGGCATCATACAATCCATTGATTAAATGCACATGCCCAGGACCCGAACTCCCCATACAGCACCCAATCCCGTTGAGCTCGGCATCCATCGAAGCGGCATAAGCTCCTGCTTCCTCGTGGCGCACATGCACCCACTCTAGTCTGCCATCGTTTCTGATGGCATCGTTTACGGGATTTAAACTATCTC
It includes:
- a CDS encoding ion transporter, translated to MIQRRRKQLREHNLIPERGWKWDVFRIIYYSDTPLGKLFDITLLILIIISTITVVLESINSLNSKYHELFFTIEWIISILFSIEYIMRIWVVRNKLSYIFSFMGIIDFVSIVPFFLSLIFPMTKFFMIIRLLRILRVFRIFNLMDYMYDGAFIMDALKKNSRKIYIFMIFIVILVVIVGALMYVIEGGENGFVDIPTCIYWAVVTITTVGYGDISPVTPMGQFLSVVLMLCGYSIIAVPTGIVTSEINRYKYRSFVLICDRCGNHDNDKDARYCKVCGEKIKK
- a CDS encoding epoxyqueuosine reductase QueH is translated as MNTTVKRDKLVLPNGGKKLLLHSCCAPCSGEVMEAIMASGIDFTIFFYNPNIHPKKEYDLRKDENIRYAEKHNIPIIDADYDVDNWYERARGMEFEPERGIRCTMCFDMRFERTALYAYENGFDTITSSLGISRWKNFAQINDCGERAAEKYEGITYWTHNWRKKGGSARMLEISKRERFYMQEYCGCAYSLRDSNHWRLQNGRERIKIGEKYYGDDND
- a CDS encoding IS982 family transposase, which codes for MSNLEASYNFILNKLIEISGTENFYFKPVKPKLSDIELISLIILAEFKSIDSEYQLFREIKGWAIESKIERSVYNRRKRKLFPFLEEIRCKMVKKFNDFENYFLVDSMPLEVCKLSRSSRSKICKENSFSMPNKGFCASQNLHFYGYKLHAICSIAGVFQSFDLSPASVHDIHYLKDIKLQISDCVLLGDRGYLSQTVQLDLFNEVKIQLETPKRKNQKDYKPQFYPFRKYRKRIETLFSQLCDQFMIRRNYAKSFEGFKTRILAKITSLTTIQYLNP